A single genomic interval of Danio aesculapii chromosome 5, fDanAes4.1, whole genome shotgun sequence harbors:
- the elac1 gene encoding zinc phosphodiesterase ELAC protein 1 gives MSMDVTFLGTGSAYPSPHRGASALVLRTEGENWLFDCGEGTQIQLMKSTLRAGKISKVFISHLHGDHLFGLPGLLCTISLNLNPQPDQPPPCVDIYGPRGLRLFIRVALQLSGSQLLFPYAVHELQPSDEQCPEEGRLSPALTTASETLHPQERPGRTVHPDPDTDCYHLIDDKQFVVKAFKLFHRVPSFGFSVEERERPGRLNTDLLKELGLKPGPLYGRLKNGQSVTLDSGRVLTAGEVLEPPLKGRKVCVFGDCSAPLGEGFKQACYGADVLVHEATLENGQQEKAVEHGHSTPGMAAAVALTCEAKTLVLHHFSQRYKPESLRRDDDDDDVSELKRQAELVLQGSRTVVILAEDFLTLPVALKRNSTK, from the exons ATGTCGATGGATGTGACGTTCCTCGGGACCGGCTCCGCGTACCCGTCTCCGCACCGCGGCGCGTCCGCTCTCGTGTTGAGGACTGAAGGGGAAAACTGGCTCTTCGACTGCGGGGAGGGAACGCAGATCCAGCTGATGAAGAGCACGCTCAGAGCCG GTAAAATCAGCAAGGTGTTCATATCCCACCTTCATGGAGACCATCTGTTTGGTCTTCCTGGTTTGCTGTGCACCATCAGTCTGAATTTGAACCCTCAGCCGGATCAGCCTCCGCCCTGTGTGGACATTTACGGCCCGCGAGGACTAAGACTCTTCATCCGTGTGGCGTTACAGTTGTCTGGCTCGCAGCTGCTCTTCCCGTATGCTGTGCATGAACTGCAACCGTCCGATGAGCAGTGTCCTGAAGAGGGGCGTCTCAGTCCTGCTTTGACCACCGCCAGCGAGACACTTCATCCGCAGGAGCGTCCCGGCAGAACTGTACATCCAGACCCCGACACAGATTGTTACCACCTCATTGATGACAAACAGTTTGTGGTTAAAGCATTTAAGCTCTTCCACAGAGTCCCATCATTCGGCTTCTCTGTGGAAGAGAGAGAACGTCCGGGACGGCTAAACACAGACCTGCTGAAAGAACTAG GTTTGAAACCGGGCCCTCTATACGGGCGTCTGAAGAACGGACAGTCGGTGACTCTAGATAGTGGCCGTGTGTTGACAGCTGGTGAGGTGCTGGAGCCGCCACTGAAGGGCCGgaaagtgtgtgtttttgggGACTGCAGTGCCCCACTGGGTGAGGGTTTTAAACAGGCGTGTTACGGTGCTGATGTTCTGGTGCACGAGGCCACACTGGAGAATGGGCAGCAGGAGAAGGCTGTTGAACATGGACACAGCACTCCTGGCATGGCTGCGGCTGTGGCGCTCACATGTGAGGCGAAAACACTGGTGCTCCACCACTTCAGTCAACGATACAAACCTGAAAGCCTGCGgcgagatgatgatgatgatgacgtttCAGAGCTGAAGAGACAAGCTGAGCTGGTGCTGCAGGGTTCCAGAACAGTAGTCATTCTGGCTGAAGATTTTCTCACTCTGCCTGTGGCGCTCAAGAGGAATTCGACAAAGTAG